The genomic interval TTAGAAGAAGGTCCAACAATGATGAGTAATATCGTACAATGTGAGCCAAAAGCTGTGGAAATAGGGATGGAGGTTGAAGTGGTTTTTGAGAATTGGTCCGATACAATAACGATGCCGAAATTTTCTCCTTTTTATAAGGAAAAGTAGGTCCCATCTTAATTAGTTTGCTAGATTTATAGCTTTTCATGCTTATTACAATATGAATTCAAAAGATAACTTTGAGGAGGAATAATATGAAAGCGCTTGTATTAACTGAATTTGGTAAAAAGATGGAAGTTCAAGAAGTTTCAAGACCAATGTTAACAGATACAGGAGTTGTGATTCGTGTTGAGGCAAATGGGATTTGTAGAAGTGACTGGCATTTTATGATGGGAGATTGGGACTGGATCGGTTTACAGGTACGATTGCCACACGTATTTGGTCATGAATTTTCCGGGGTAGTGGAGGAAGTAGGAAGTCAAGTAACAAAATTTAAAAAAGGAGACCGAGTTGTCGTTCCACATGCACATGGAGAAGGAACGTGTGAGTATTGTTTAACAGGACATTCAAATATTTGTGACCATGGGAGTGTAGCAGGTACGACGTATTGGGGTGGTTACGGAAGATATGTGAACGTTCCCGATGCTGATCGAAATGCCGTTCACTTACCGGATAGCGTAAGCTTTGAAGCAGGTGCAGCGCTTGGATGCAGATTTATGACGGCCTTTCATGGCTTAGTAGACCAGGCGAAAGTAAAACCAGGCGAGTGGGTTGCGATCCATGGAAGCGGCGGGCTGGGTCTTTCACTTGCTCATATAGCAAAAGCAATTGGTGCAAAAGTCATTGCTGTTGATATTAATGACGAAGCACTAAAACTAGCAAAAGAATTCGGGGCAGACATCACAATTAATAGTAAAGAAAAAGATGCTGTTCAAGAAATTATCAATATCACAAATGGCGGTGCTCATGTAGCGGTTGACGCGTTAGGAATCGCAATAACCTGCCAAAATGCCATTAACAGCCTAAGAAAAAGAGGCAGACATCTCCAATTAGGTCTTACCTCAAAGGATGAAAAAGGAAAGGTTGAATTGCCGATTGATCTCATTGTCGTAAAAGAACTAGAGGTAATCGGATCTTCAAATATGCCTGTTTCCCGCTTTCCAGATATGATGCGAATGGTAGAAAGCGGCATGATCCAGCCTGATAAAATGATTACAAAAACAGTCGGTTTAGAAGAAGCTGCTGACATCCTTTACGATATGGCCGAGTTTAAAACACCAGGTATTACGGTGTTGAATAGATGGTGATGTGAGATGAAATTCCCTGCTGCTGAGCAGGGGAATTTTTTATTTTGGGGTGTTAGAAAGGGATTTCAGCCGTTGATCAAAAGGGTATGATACTCTTCCATAATTTTTAACAAAAATGTAGCGGACTGTTGATAGATTAAAAAAAGCCTCGCGTTTGGACAGAGGATTTTTCCTATTATATTTATCTTTCATACACCCTTTTTTGCCAAATTTATAAGAGTCCCTTTATTTTTATATCGATTATAAGCTATTAACCTATTTAAATCGTTGACAGTTCATTTAGCTGGATTAATGGCTAATTCAAATTCATCCTTTACCTTGTAAATGACCGAAAGTATAAAATCAATTTGCTTTGGAGTTAAAAAGTGTTCTTCATCATCTGAACTAGAAGGATGAAGTGTAGAGGCACCTCATTCATTCGTTGATCAACGATGGCTTCAACAACATGAGAGAGCAATATCATCCAATCATTCGAAAACTACGTGTGAAAAAGTGATAAAAGCATATACATCATCTAGGTCTGATGCGCAATAATTTCTATTTTAAATGATAAAAATCATTTGAAATCCTAGAAATTTATATTAAAATAACTCTATCAATGGGAGAGAAGGATTTTAAGTGTGGATTGTAGCAGCAGTAATGACAATGTTTTGCTTTGGAATCAATAATATGATTTTTAAGGTCACTGCAGGAAAAGGACTATCAAAGGTGCATATGCAGTTTTTCTTTTACCTTATCGCGTTTTTATTAATGTGCGGCTATGGAATAATTGCAGGGTTTGCATCATTTAATGGATTAACGATTGTACTAGGTGCAATCATCGGAATATTGAATGCAAACGGTAATATTCAAATGTCAAAGGCATTCGAAAAAGGACCTGCGAGTTTAACGTCGCCGCTTATTAGCACAAATACGGTTATTCCAATACTAAGTGCGGCACTTATATTCCACGAGCACATTACACTCATTCAATGGATTGGCATTATTGTTATGCTTGCTTCAGCAGCAGTCATCCAATATGTACCAGGTAATGGTGTTAAAATGAATTATAAGCCGTGGATGTACCGTGTTTTATTATCTGTTGTATCGTTTGGTGTACTCGGTGTGCTTATGAAGACGTCTTCTCATCTACATATTGATTCAATCAATACGCTTGTTTGTATGTATGGTGGCGGTGCTTCTTATTTAATCATTAATAGCTTTATTATGAAGGAGAAGTGGCAGCGTACAGAATTGAAATTTGGTGCAATTATTGGATGTTTTAGTGTTGTAGGTTATAGTAGCTACTTTTTTGCTCTTAATACAGGAGTCGCGAGTATTGTATTCCCAATCGTTAGCTTAAGTTGTTTAGTTGTCGTTCTCAGTAGCTGTTTACTATATAAAGAAAGGCTTAAATTGTATCAAGTCGTCGGGGTTATATCTGCACTAGTTGGTATTGTGCTAACGAAAATTTAACGAAAGACATTTATTTGGACTTAACAGCTAGATTCCATAAGAGGGGCTTTATAAAATTAATAATATTTTCTAAAAGTTTCATTTTACCTTTATTATCAGAAAGATTTTTAAGTTTGGCATTTGAACTCATTTAACTTGTATGTAAATTTGGAAGTTTCGATGTTGATGATTTCATTTTAAATACACTTGGAGGTATATTAGGGTTTATACCGATTTATGTTGTCTTATTATTAATAAATTACAAGAAACAGAAAAATAGCACATCAAAGAGTTATTAAATTTATTTCAACTAAATCAATGAATAGAAGGTTTTATTATCTTCAATAAAACGGGATCATTGTCCCAACCAGCCTGAAACATGCTTATACAAGTAGGGAGTAAACAGTTTTGCGGACGGGATCAAGTCCCACAGGCGCTACGTTCTGCCCCGACTACCGCTATAATAAAACCAAATAAAGAAGTTCATTTAGTAAAAACTGGTAAAACTTATATTGCGATCCGGCGCTATTGTTGAATAAAACTTAGATTTTCAAACGACTATATTTTATTTTTTTAGTGTAGTGTAGTATCTTACATCAAAATTAAACAACTATATTTTTAACCCCGTCCTAAATTTAGAACGGGGTTATGCTTGTTTGAGCTTTTAAAATTAAATAACTTTATTGTCATTTTACATCTGGTAGATGGTGTAGACATTGGAGATCTAACACGAAATCAAAACCATGCGGATGAAAGCGATGTAGCTAATACCATAGTCCATAATGTACAACCACACACGCCTCAGGATTTCATCTATAAGACAAATATTAGTTTTTATAACGGTTTATTAAGGGGAGTTAACAGTCTATTTACAATTAAGTGAATGTCCGGTGGTTCGACATCTTTTTAAGAATCAATTGTTATAATGACATTGTTTTAGAAGGAAAGGAGCTGAAAACAGCTAAATAGAAGAAAATGAAAACGCTTTATATTTAACAGGTTTCACTTGTTGCCTAGTGTTTTTTAGATCAGCATTTAGCAGCAAGAATCCTAACCACTTTGTGAAAAGGTATTTTGGAATGATTTTTAAAAAATCCAAGCTAAAACGATACGAGGAGGAATCATGATGGAGATTTTCCTTTATATTGGCATATATCTATCGGTTACTCTTGCTCTTGGCTGGCTGATTACAATCGTTTTTAATCTGTTTATTGAATAGAATCAATTGTCGTTAAAAAGGTAGGCTGATAGATGTAAACGTATTGAGGAAAGATATGAAGTTCTATCAAATGTTTTTATCGGAGGAAGCTTTAAGATAACAAACAGAGAATCTAGAAAGAGAAATGAACGTTTTGAATCTGTTTTTACATACTTGATACATACAGCCAGATTATACATGAAACAGTTTATTCATTTTAATTTTGGTTCGTTCTTAAAGATTCTTCAGTTAATCTTACTATCCAGGGAGGAATTGATGTGTGGATTTTAACCCTTTTTTTACAAGACAGCATAAAAATGTTTGAGTATGACAATAAGGATGAAGCCAGAGTAGAGTTTGAAAAAGCAGATGAATATAAGATTCTCTCTGAGATCATCCATTATATGGACTTTGAAAAAAGAGGAAAGTTAAAAACAGGAGAATTCAGAAATCCCCCTTGGACATTTTAAGTAGAAACGGTATACGAGTCTTACATTGCTGAGTGAAGAAAACGCTTTAACCAATGAAGAAGAAATAAAACAAGTGGACGAAGGCAGCTGGGTTTATGAATTCGATAATGAAATCAATAAAATGAAACGATATATTCAAAATCTCGGTCTGCATGATTTTGAAGCTGTTTGATAAATATGTCAGTAAGGGAAGAAGTGTTACCCATTTCATTTTCTACTAAGGCAAAATGAAAAGGTATGAGTCCAGTACAATATTGGACTCATACCCAACCAGCTGCCTGAATAAATAACCGTGTCTAACTTTTTGGAGTCACTTCATATTAGGACGCTTATTTGCTTAGTTTCAACTCTTTTACTTATTGAGTAAATAGTAAAACGTGTCATCTTCATAATATTGTTAACGCTCAACCGATTAGCTACTTTTCAAAGTATATAACATCAATGCCCATCTAACGTAACTGGACGTCTAGATACCAGGTCTCTCAGCGGATTTCGAGGAGCCACCACCAGTCATTATCGTCACGGCCGCCGAAGCCGGTTACCTCCTGCTGGCCTGCAGTCCAATCGGAATGGCTGTGCTCGAGGTGGGAGTGGAGCGAATGGTTCGTGTTCTGGTGGACAAGTCGGACTCGTCGCTGCGCTGTCCACTGACCGCCACCTTCAAACTCGACCCGCCAGTTATCGTTGTTGTCTCCCTGGCCTTCAGAGCCAAAGCAGGTAACCTCTTGCTGACCAGTGACAGGAGAAGGGTGTCCCGAGTGGCTGTGCAGGTTACGTTTTGTGAGCACGTGCTCGAGTCGGATCACATCGCCATGCTGGACTACTTCATTGATCCTATAGTTTGCATCCGTACCATCTGGCCCCTTGATTCTCCAAAGGTCATTGTCATCGGCCCCTCTGAAGCAGGTAACCTGCTGTTGACCAGAGCTGCCTTCATGGCCATAGTTAAGTGCATGCGAATGTAGAGTCAGCCCTGTCATGAGATGACTTACCTTAATGGTTTGACCGTATCGAACCGCAGCATTGGCCGCTGGTGGATTGGTCGTGAACACAGGCGGATTCTTCTGCGAGTAGTCGACAACGAAAAAGCCTCTCCATGGGTCGGTATTTGTTGCGTCAAAGTGTTGGTTGCCTGGTTCAGAGGACAAAACGACTTCTCTTCCTACCGTGTTGTTATCGTACACGAATACTTTCATAATGTTAGCCTTCGAATGCCACTCATACCCATAGGCTAGAACCTGGTGATTCTCTGATCCGATCTGCCCAAGGTTGGTTGCATCTATCATACCGAGGACAACAGGCTTACCAGAGTCGATGCGCGACCGAAGCTTTGGAAATTCCTCCTCCTTTGTCCAGCGGCTGACTCCCTTTCCTCCAAAAACGGTAGAATGATCTGATGCGACCGTCCATTTAATATACTTGATGGAGGAAGGGACAAGGAAGCTGTCCATCAGTCGACTGTATAGGTAATCCGCAAGCCAGTGTCCATCAGGGGGAACTTCTTGGTTAAACAGGTTCCCTGTGTATTTTGGAACCGGAATGCCTTTGAGGAAGTAATCGAGAGCGGCAAAAGCCATTCCTCCGCACCTTCCCTGTGTTTGCACTTGTCCATATCCTGGGATGTTAGCTACATTGTTGACGAAATTGTTTCTAAACAAAAATCCGTGAACTGCTGGGTTGAAATCAAGCTTTCGACTATGGCGCCATGTTCCCGAATCCCAGAGAGCGTTTCCTTGGTTGGTATAGATTACGGCATTCCCATCATCCTGAAGCGTGAGGTATGCTCCGCCGTTCCCATCGGTGCCAGAGGCCCAGACCGCTTGGCCATTAGCCTTGTAGACGACAAGGTTGCCATCACCCTGCATGACTGCTTTCACGGCGCCGCTACCATTGGTGTTAGACGCCCAAACGGGGATGTTTCTGCCCTTATGTACTTCATAGAGTACGAAATTTCCATCTTCCTGCATGATTAGGAATGTTCGCCCATTGTTTGCGGTGATCTGTTGGTTTGCCAGGAGTTCCTGCCCTGGCTGAAGTTGGTTGGCCATCTTTTAATCACTCCATTCTCAATATCGAACAATAAAATAAAATTGCTACTCAAAATGGATATGTGCTTATTAATCGTTTTATGCTAATATGGACAGCCCGTGAATAAAATAATAATATTGACAATAAAACGGGGAAGAAATGTTCAAATTAAAAACCTTAGTCAAAAGGGGTTCTAATTTGAACGGGGGCGTTTCTAATAAGTGGAAAGGCATTTTTTAGTGACAAAGCAAATGAATTCAACAAACAAATCCAATTAATTGTCAAGGATCTCAAATTCAAATATGAAAACTCAATATATGCTCCAATTCTATTCCGATCAGCAGTATCATTCAAAAAAGCCTAAAGCCTTTGTACTCGGTACAAAGGCTTTAGGCTTTTTTATTATCAATATATTTTCATCTTACATATAATCGTAAACAGAATCTTCAAAATAGAGCCAGTGATAATATTCAATCTGTGGATCTGTCATCTTTGCAATTTCTTTCTCAGTGAATTTTTGTTTGCCTAATAAATTTTTCACTTTAGAATCTCTTGCTAATTGGCTCATAGGTAAGTCCTCCTTATGTATAAGAAGTAACAATGAAGTTACAGTTCTGTAAGCGTTTGTTTTATTTTCTTGTTTTTATTATATATCTCAAATTGAGATGAAACAAATATCAATTTGAGATTGTTTTTTAGGAAACTAATATAGAAAAGTTATTTATAGAAGACTTATCCCTTTTCCTTCTCAAATTATCCTCTTTAAAGGGAATCAACCTACACTAAAATGGGGATTTTTCAATAATTCAGAAAAGTGTACGATGGATATAGCAATTAGCAGTTAAATGAAAACGAAAGGGTGATTTCATTGCCTAAGTTAGTACCAGAAGCAAAAGCATATTTAGAGATTTTTAATCAGATGCCTGCCATTCAATCGATGGATCCGAAAACAGTAAGAGAAATGTTTGCCCAAGCTCCTCCAGTTGAGGTGGAGTTGGCACCACTCGCAAAGATTGAGAACCGCCTCATTCCTGTTAGTAAGGATGAGGAAATTAACATTAGAATTTATACGCCAGAAGGTGAAGGTCCTTTTCCGCTTTTTGTTTACTATCATGGCGGTGGATGGGTTTTAGGAGATATTGAGACTTCTGATGCAAGCTGTAGAATGATCGCAAATCGAACAGGTCATATCGTCGTTTCGGTTGATTATCGACTTTCTCCGGAATATAAGTTTCCAATTCCAGTGCAAGATTCCTATGCGGCTTTAGAGTGGGTATATGAAAATGCTGCGTCGTTAAATGGTAGCGCTTCCAAAATTGTGGTAGGAGGAGATAGCGCTGGAGGAAATCTTGCAACAGTTGTCTCGATGATAGCTTTGGATCAAAATGGACCGCAAATTTCAGCACAGGTACTCATCTATCCAGTGACAGACTTGAGCTTTAATACAGCTTCTTATGAAGAATTTCAACAAGGTTTTGGATTAGATAAAGATCTCATGATATGGTTTGGCAGCCATTATATCAGAGACGAATCAGATCAAAAAAACAAATATGCAGCACCTTTATTAGCAGAAGACGTAAGCAATCTCCCACAAGCATTAGTCATCACAGCGGAATGTGATGTCTTAAGGGATGAAGGGTTAGCTTATGCAAAACGTTTAAAGGATGCGGGTGTCATCGTCGACGCGATTTGTGAAACGGGATTAGTTCATGGCTATTTTACAAACATGGCTGTCTTTCCAGATCGGATTAAAGGTACGATTTCTAAAATAGCTCAGTTTTTGACTGAAACCAATCAAAAGGTTAAGAATGCTTAATTCCTACTATCTAACGTTTAATCGATTTCATGTTTTCAAAGAGCTTCCCTATGTGTGTGCACAATAAGTATTTTTTAATATGAATTTAAGGGAGGAATAATCAAGATGACAAATCAAAAAAATGAGGTCATGAAAATAGACGCTGTTGTCGTAGGAGCTGGTTTTTCAGGTTTGTACATGCTTTACCGCTTACGAGAGGCTGGTTTTCGTACGCGAGTTTTCGAAGCAGCTGATGGTGTAGGCGGGGTATGGCATAAAAATCGTTATCCTGGAGCCCGTTGTGACAATGAAAGTATCGATTATAACTTTACTTTCTCAGAAGAACTTTTCAAGGAATGGAATTGGTCTGAAAAGTTTTCCAAGCAGTCGGAAATATTAGAGTACCTTAACTATGTGGCAGATAAATTTGATTTGCGTCGTGATATTCAGCTCAATACTCGTATTACTGCGGCACATTATGACGAGCAGGATAATAGGTGGACGATTCAAACGGATGAAGGAAGTACACTAAGTGCTAAGTACTTTATTTCAGGAGTGGGCTGCCTTTCTGCAGCTAACAT from Metabacillus sediminilitoris carries:
- a CDS encoding zinc-dependent alcohol dehydrogenase family protein, whose product is MKALVLTEFGKKMEVQEVSRPMLTDTGVVIRVEANGICRSDWHFMMGDWDWIGLQVRLPHVFGHEFSGVVEEVGSQVTKFKKGDRVVVPHAHGEGTCEYCLTGHSNICDHGSVAGTTYWGGYGRYVNVPDADRNAVHLPDSVSFEAGAALGCRFMTAFHGLVDQAKVKPGEWVAIHGSGGLGLSLAHIAKAIGAKVIAVDINDEALKLAKEFGADITINSKEKDAVQEIINITNGGAHVAVDALGIAITCQNAINSLRKRGRHLQLGLTSKDEKGKVELPIDLIVVKELEVIGSSNMPVSRFPDMMRMVESGMIQPDKMITKTVGLEEAADILYDMAEFKTPGITVLNRW
- a CDS encoding DMT family transporter, with translation MWIVAAVMTMFCFGINNMIFKVTAGKGLSKVHMQFFFYLIAFLLMCGYGIIAGFASFNGLTIVLGAIIGILNANGNIQMSKAFEKGPASLTSPLISTNTVIPILSAALIFHEHITLIQWIGIIVMLASAAVIQYVPGNGVKMNYKPWMYRVLLSVVSFGVLGVLMKTSSHLHIDSINTLVCMYGGGASYLIINSFIMKEKWQRTELKFGAIIGCFSVVGYSSYFFALNTGVASIVFPIVSLSCLVVVLSSCLLYKERLKLYQVVGVISALVGIVLTKI
- a CDS encoding MIR domain-containing protein translates to MANQLQPGQELLANQQITANNGRTFLIMQEDGNFVLYEVHKGRNIPVWASNTNGSGAVKAVMQGDGNLVVYKANGQAVWASGTDGNGGAYLTLQDDGNAVIYTNQGNALWDSGTWRHSRKLDFNPAVHGFLFRNNFVNNVANIPGYGQVQTQGRCGGMAFAALDYFLKGIPVPKYTGNLFNQEVPPDGHWLADYLYSRLMDSFLVPSSIKYIKWTVASDHSTVFGGKGVSRWTKEEEFPKLRSRIDSGKPVVLGMIDATNLGQIGSENHQVLAYGYEWHSKANIMKVFVYDNNTVGREVVLSSEPGNQHFDATNTDPWRGFFVVDYSQKNPPVFTTNPPAANAAVRYGQTIKVSHLMTGLTLHSHALNYGHEGSSGQQQVTCFRGADDNDLWRIKGPDGTDANYRINEVVQHGDVIRLEHVLTKRNLHSHSGHPSPVTGQQEVTCFGSEGQGDNNDNWRVEFEGGGQWTAQRRVRLVHQNTNHSLHSHLEHSHSDWTAGQQEVTGFGGRDDNDWWWLLEIR
- a CDS encoding BH0509 family protein, with translation MSQLARDSKVKNLLGKQKFTEKEIAKMTDPQIEYYHWLYFEDSVYDYM
- a CDS encoding alpha/beta hydrolase, with product MPKLVPEAKAYLEIFNQMPAIQSMDPKTVREMFAQAPPVEVELAPLAKIENRLIPVSKDEEINIRIYTPEGEGPFPLFVYYHGGGWVLGDIETSDASCRMIANRTGHIVVSVDYRLSPEYKFPIPVQDSYAALEWVYENAASLNGSASKIVVGGDSAGGNLATVVSMIALDQNGPQISAQVLIYPVTDLSFNTASYEEFQQGFGLDKDLMIWFGSHYIRDESDQKNKYAAPLLAEDVSNLPQALVITAECDVLRDEGLAYAKRLKDAGVIVDAICETGLVHGYFTNMAVFPDRIKGTISKIAQFLTETNQKVKNA